The proteins below come from a single Gordonia pseudamarae genomic window:
- a CDS encoding acyl-CoA thioesterase produces MSAEWDRLLTVLNLTPGSADSAGTSVTLTGDNLELAYHRLFGGQILAQFVAAALHACPGKSVKSLHSVFVKEGLIDSPVTYTVFVRHEGRSFATAQIDASQGERLIATATASLHVPEQSPDIQHVDAVPTLPDETFARSIDLLPWEARSADDLDDATAGPPTYELWMKTPHTPADRGECIAAYATDLTLIGTALRPVDNYDQRGNGTAFLSAVTTHTLWFHRPVRTDQWLLLRQHSPILAAGRCFGRGDLLSADGRLLASFAQEAMVRGLV; encoded by the coding sequence ATGTCTGCCGAGTGGGATCGACTGCTGACCGTCCTCAACCTCACACCCGGGTCCGCCGACTCCGCCGGCACGAGTGTGACGCTGACGGGTGACAACCTTGAGCTCGCCTATCACCGTCTGTTCGGCGGACAGATCCTCGCGCAGTTCGTGGCCGCCGCCCTTCACGCCTGCCCCGGCAAGTCCGTGAAGTCGCTGCACAGCGTCTTCGTCAAGGAGGGGCTCATCGACAGCCCGGTCACCTACACCGTGTTTGTGCGCCACGAAGGCCGATCGTTCGCGACCGCGCAGATCGACGCCTCCCAGGGCGAACGACTCATCGCCACGGCCACCGCGTCGTTGCACGTCCCCGAACAGAGCCCCGACATCCAGCACGTCGACGCCGTGCCCACCCTGCCCGACGAGACGTTCGCACGGAGCATCGACCTGCTGCCGTGGGAGGCCCGCTCCGCCGACGACCTCGACGACGCCACCGCGGGCCCGCCCACCTACGAACTCTGGATGAAGACCCCCCACACGCCCGCCGACCGGGGCGAGTGCATCGCCGCCTACGCGACGGACCTGACATTGATCGGCACCGCCCTGCGGCCCGTCGACAACTACGACCAGCGCGGCAACGGCACCGCATTCCTGTCCGCGGTCACCACACACACTCTGTGGTTCCATCGCCCCGTGCGCACCGACCAGTGGCTGCTGCTACGCCAGCACAGCCCGATCCTCGCCGCCGGCCGCTGCTTCGGCAGAGGCGATCTGCTCAGCGCCGACGGCCGACTGCTGGCCTCCTTCGCCCAGGAAGCGATGGTCCGCGGCCTGGTCTGA
- a CDS encoding TetR/AcrR family transcriptional regulator translates to MTETNDEPAWKQRAVERSIKTAKLRAEQRVQRFLDAAQAIITEKGTTEFTVQEVVDRSRQSLRSFYLQFDGKHELLLALFEDALNKAAAQIRVAAESETDPVERLHIATTLLFELSRPDPTATRPLFSDFAPQLLLTHPNEVRVAHAPLIALFAELMSDAADSGHLDSTIAPRRLAAMTMQTIMFIAQSSAPETPDAHPIAADEVWEFCSKGFLST, encoded by the coding sequence GTGACCGAGACCAACGACGAGCCGGCCTGGAAGCAACGGGCGGTCGAGCGGTCGATCAAGACGGCCAAGCTCCGTGCTGAGCAGCGAGTTCAGCGTTTCCTCGATGCCGCACAGGCGATCATCACCGAGAAGGGCACCACCGAATTCACCGTCCAGGAGGTTGTCGACCGCTCGCGCCAATCGCTGCGTAGCTTCTATCTCCAGTTCGACGGCAAACACGAACTGCTCCTGGCCCTGTTCGAGGACGCGCTCAACAAGGCCGCCGCACAGATCCGGGTTGCCGCCGAGTCCGAGACCGACCCCGTCGAACGACTGCACATCGCAACCACTTTGCTGTTCGAGCTCTCGCGCCCCGACCCCACCGCCACACGTCCGCTGTTCAGCGATTTCGCACCCCAGCTACTGCTTACCCACCCCAACGAGGTGCGTGTGGCACACGCGCCGCTGATCGCCCTGTTCGCCGAGCTGATGTCCGACGCCGCCGACTCCGGACATCTCGACTCGACGATCGCACCACGGCGACTGGCCGCGATGACGATGCAGACCATCATGTTCATCGCCCAGTCCAGCGCGCCCGAAACCCCCGATGCCCACCCCATCGCCGCCGACGAGGTGTGGGAGTTCTGCTCGAAGGGGTTCCTGAGCACCTGA
- a CDS encoding acyl-CoA dehydrogenase family protein: MDRTDITLLSEALRSTMTEYSGPALDTALDDLGWHDMLAEIPEIAIPLVFALVGETGTHASIINDVLDTGRTSTEHPLPMTGDLWLRWHRRRDTGGIALDPELPLSQSAPGPLPKDALIRGRIALGWWLVGSSRAMLDLARTHALDRTQFGTPIAGFQAVRHRLSETLVAIEGAEATLVAATVDLYADSPSPQEDSLLRALLAKAAAGRAALIACRHAQQVHGGIGFTAEHSLHRHIRRVHILDALLGSSRTLTREAGSLIREQSHAPRLVHL; this comes from the coding sequence GTGGACCGAACCGACATCACCCTGCTCAGCGAGGCCTTGCGGAGCACGATGACCGAATATTCCGGTCCCGCACTCGACACCGCTCTCGACGACCTGGGCTGGCACGACATGCTCGCCGAGATCCCGGAGATCGCCATCCCGCTGGTGTTCGCGCTCGTGGGCGAGACCGGCACCCACGCGTCGATCATCAACGATGTGCTCGACACCGGGCGGACCTCCACCGAACACCCACTGCCGATGACCGGCGATCTGTGGCTGCGCTGGCACCGTCGCCGCGACACCGGTGGCATCGCTCTCGACCCGGAACTACCGCTGTCACAGTCGGCTCCGGGACCACTCCCCAAGGACGCCCTGATTCGCGGCCGGATCGCCCTGGGGTGGTGGCTGGTGGGTTCGAGCAGGGCAATGCTGGATCTCGCCCGCACCCACGCCCTGGACCGTACTCAATTCGGCACACCGATCGCTGGATTCCAGGCGGTCCGGCACCGCCTGTCCGAAACCCTCGTCGCCATCGAGGGCGCCGAGGCCACGCTGGTCGCGGCTACCGTCGACCTGTACGCGGACTCCCCTTCCCCGCAGGAGGATTCCCTGCTGCGCGCACTGCTGGCCAAGGCCGCGGCGGGCCGGGCGGCGTTGATCGCCTGTCGGCACGCCCAGCAGGTACACGGCGGGATCGGCTTCACCGCCGAGCATTCGCTGCACCGCCACATCCGCCGCGTCCACATCCTCGACGCGCTCCTGGGTTCGTCCCGCACCCTCACCCGCGAGGCCGGTTCGCTGATCCGTGAACAGTCCCACGCCCCCCGCCTCGTCCACCTGTAG
- a CDS encoding acyl-CoA dehydrogenase family protein produces the protein MQLSFDADVEEFRQEFAAFLDANLPAESEATARARSSADIPDWARAWQRTQFDAGWLLPGNPPEFGGRNAGIVEQFVHLTELSARRIYHSYNPQGLGIIAASLLTFGTPEQKQRWAVPILRAEITAALGMSEPGAGSDLAGLRTTARLDGDHFVVNGQKVWTSGAHHADVLLTFVRTDPDAPKHKGISVLVIPTDTPGVTRRPFGSIASRDDHDFNEVFFDDARVPAENLVGELNDGWTVANGSLGHERTLLWLSFADRLDDLLRDFHPQTSLDEDRYATLVMDTYALRLLGSKALARAARGEQDTPSLSVLKLLGSEAVQRATEHALAAAGGDGLAHPAMTAPYCHTDLEQFYASWFERYARSFGFTIAGGTSEIQRNVIAERVLGMPRR, from the coding sequence GTGCAACTCAGCTTTGATGCCGATGTCGAGGAGTTCCGGCAGGAATTCGCGGCGTTCCTCGATGCCAATCTGCCCGCCGAGTCCGAGGCCACCGCGCGCGCCCGCTCGAGTGCGGACATCCCGGATTGGGCCCGGGCCTGGCAGCGTACCCAATTCGACGCGGGCTGGCTGCTGCCGGGAAATCCACCCGAATTCGGCGGGCGCAACGCGGGCATCGTCGAACAGTTCGTGCACCTCACCGAACTGTCGGCCCGGCGGATCTATCACAGTTACAACCCGCAGGGGCTGGGCATTATCGCGGCCTCGCTGCTGACCTTCGGTACACCCGAACAGAAGCAGCGCTGGGCGGTGCCGATCCTGCGCGCCGAGATCACCGCTGCGCTGGGGATGAGCGAACCCGGAGCGGGATCGGATCTGGCCGGTCTGCGGACCACCGCTCGGCTCGACGGCGACCATTTCGTGGTCAACGGCCAGAAGGTGTGGACCTCGGGCGCCCACCATGCCGACGTGCTGCTCACCTTCGTGCGCACCGACCCTGATGCACCCAAACATAAGGGGATCAGTGTGCTGGTCATTCCCACCGATACACCGGGGGTGACACGCAGGCCGTTCGGTTCGATCGCCTCGCGCGACGACCACGACTTCAACGAGGTGTTCTTCGACGATGCGCGGGTGCCCGCCGAGAATCTCGTCGGCGAGCTCAACGACGGCTGGACCGTCGCCAACGGTTCACTGGGGCACGAACGAACCCTGTTGTGGCTCAGTTTCGCCGACCGGCTCGACGACCTGCTGCGTGATTTTCACCCGCAGACCTCACTGGACGAGGACCGCTACGCGACGCTGGTGATGGACACCTACGCGTTGCGGTTGCTCGGGTCCAAGGCGCTGGCGCGCGCGGCACGCGGGGAACAGGACACACCGTCGCTGTCGGTGCTCAAGCTGCTCGGTTCGGAGGCCGTGCAACGCGCCACCGAGCATGCCCTGGCCGCTGCCGGTGGCGACGGGTTGGCGCATCCGGCGATGACCGCGCCCTACTGCCATACCGATCTGGAGCAGTTTTACGCGAGCTGGTTCGAGCGGTACGCGCGCAGTTTCGGGTTCACGATCGCCGGGGGCACCTCGGAGATCCAGCGCAACGTGATCGCCGAGCGGGTGCTGGGTATGCCGCGCAGGTGA
- a CDS encoding acyl-CoA dehydrogenase family protein, producing MLLELDSDQRLWQKTVKDFLAKQCPPTWVRQVAEGHTGSEGLWRDMVAQGWAELIEPGDTVELVIALEELGAASDPTPYLATMTQFAPLAGDDPDTSVPGAGVFGGITAARIGDGRWRLDGVARAVLDGDRARSIAVATTAGVFLVDADQVTARRVPVFDPLLHVADLTFDAVVADHRRVAADVESARRRALVGLAATTVGACQRILDMTLEHVVSRKQFGVAIGSFQAVKHKAADMHVAIERARALTQFAALSIASDSPEARLGASMAKAAAGECQSLVFRHGYQLFGAMGYTWENDVQFVLKRAKATDLLFGGADHHRALITEGYRATQL from the coding sequence ATGCTCCTGGAGTTGGACTCCGATCAGCGACTCTGGCAAAAGACGGTGAAAGACTTCCTGGCGAAGCAGTGCCCGCCCACGTGGGTCAGGCAGGTGGCCGAGGGGCACACCGGTTCCGAGGGGCTGTGGCGGGACATGGTGGCACAGGGTTGGGCCGAGCTGATCGAGCCGGGCGATACGGTCGAGCTCGTCATAGCACTCGAAGAACTCGGCGCGGCAAGTGATCCGACCCCGTATCTGGCGACGATGACGCAGTTCGCGCCACTCGCCGGAGACGATCCCGACACGTCGGTGCCGGGCGCGGGCGTTTTCGGTGGGATCACCGCCGCGCGCATCGGCGACGGTCGCTGGAGGCTCGACGGTGTCGCCCGGGCGGTGCTCGACGGCGACCGGGCCCGGAGCATCGCGGTCGCCACCACGGCGGGGGTCTTCCTCGTCGACGCCGATCAGGTGACCGCACGACGGGTGCCGGTATTCGATCCGCTTCTACACGTGGCGGATCTGACCTTCGACGCGGTCGTGGCCGATCATCGCCGGGTCGCCGCCGATGTGGAGTCCGCTCGTCGTCGTGCTCTGGTCGGGCTGGCGGCTACAACAGTCGGTGCATGTCAACGAATCCTGGATATGACACTGGAACATGTGGTTTCCCGCAAGCAGTTCGGTGTCGCGATAGGCAGTTTCCAGGCCGTCAAGCACAAGGCCGCCGATATGCATGTGGCGATCGAACGGGCGCGGGCGCTGACCCAGTTCGCCGCCCTGTCGATCGCCTCGGACTCGCCGGAGGCCCGGCTGGGCGCTTCGATGGCCAAAGCCGCTGCCGGAGAATGTCAATCGCTGGTGTTCCGGCACGGATACCAGCTGTTCGGCGCCATGGGCTACACATGGGAGAACGACGTGCAGTTCGTCCTTAAACGGGCAAAGGCTACCGATCTGCTCTTCGGTGGCGCCGACCACCATCGCGCACTCATCACGGAGGGGTACCGTGCAACTCAGCTTTGA
- a CDS encoding thiolase family protein has protein sequence MPEAVIVAARRTPIGTAGKGSLRDTDAFDLAEHIVSALAADVAALGNTADIDDVILGEGLYGGGVIARHAAITAGLRTVPGLANNRHCAAGLSAVQSAAGSIRAGMDSLILAGGVNSASTSPRSRFRIGADEWIDPWMPATHPNEPDAPNRDMSITVGWNSAVTAGISREEMDAWALRSHQKAIAAIDGGRFVDEIVPIKTVHGLFSVDEHPRRTTTAEKLAALTPLHPEIDGFSITAGNACGANDAAALLAIASGELGLPALATVRSWANVGVEPAQTGLSPVTAIPKALGRAGLSLDDVDLFEINEAFAANCVACVKLLEIDPEKVNVSGSGCSLGHPVAASGARMLVTLVHELRRRGGGIGVAAMCAGGGMGSATVIEVAG, from the coding sequence GTGCCTGAAGCAGTCATCGTCGCCGCGCGGCGCACACCGATCGGCACCGCGGGCAAGGGCAGCCTGCGCGATACCGACGCATTCGACCTGGCCGAGCACATCGTCTCGGCGCTGGCGGCCGACGTCGCCGCTCTTGGCAACACCGCGGACATCGACGACGTGATCCTGGGCGAGGGGCTCTACGGCGGCGGCGTGATCGCGCGCCACGCCGCGATCACGGCCGGCCTGCGCACCGTGCCCGGACTTGCCAACAACCGGCACTGCGCCGCGGGCCTGTCCGCGGTGCAGTCGGCGGCCGGATCGATCCGGGCGGGGATGGATTCGTTGATCCTGGCGGGCGGGGTCAACTCGGCGTCGACATCACCCAGGTCGAGGTTCCGGATCGGTGCCGACGAGTGGATCGACCCGTGGATGCCGGCCACACACCCCAACGAACCGGACGCCCCCAACAGGGACATGTCGATCACCGTGGGCTGGAACTCGGCCGTAACGGCGGGGATCTCCCGCGAGGAGATGGACGCCTGGGCGTTGCGTTCGCATCAGAAGGCGATCGCCGCCATCGACGGGGGCCGGTTCGTCGACGAGATCGTGCCGATCAAAACCGTACACGGACTGTTCTCCGTCGATGAGCATCCGCGACGCACAACCACGGCTGAGAAGCTGGCCGCGCTCACCCCGCTGCACCCGGAGATCGACGGGTTCTCCATCACCGCGGGAAACGCGTGCGGCGCCAACGACGCCGCCGCACTGCTCGCGATCGCGTCGGGCGAACTGGGGCTGCCCGCGCTCGCCACGGTGCGATCGTGGGCCAACGTCGGTGTCGAGCCCGCGCAGACAGGGCTGTCACCGGTCACCGCCATCCCGAAGGCACTTGGGCGTGCCGGACTGTCGCTCGACGATGTGGACCTGTTCGAGATCAACGAGGCCTTCGCCGCCAACTGCGTTGCGTGCGTGAAACTTCTGGAGATCGACCCGGAGAAGGTCAACGTGTCCGGCAGCGGCTGTTCGTTGGGGCACCCCGTGGCCGCGAGCGGTGCCCGGATGCTGGTCACCCTCGTTCACGAACTCCGCAGGCGCGGAGGAGGAATCGGAGTGGCGGCCATGTGTGCCGGAGGCGGGATGGGATCGGCGACCGTGATCGAGGTCGCGGGGTAG
- a CDS encoding acyl-CoA dehydrogenase family protein encodes MEADEFRAKLRSWLDTHDLSPGDDHSFDAQVAQLSRVRKALFDADWMRYGWPTEVGGLGGPAVLRAILGEEVATRFLAEPGIYSMIEVLAPTMISYARPELAAEMVPRLLDGTEQWCQGFSEPGSGSDLASLSTRAEQRGDSWVINGQKVWTSLAQYASRCVLLTRTAPGHAGITAFFVDMDTPGITVRPLRTMHDVDEFAEVYFDDVVVPADRILGAPGDGWRLAMDLLPYERSTCFWHRIAYLLATLDGLAGKSDEADDLDLGSAYLAVHTARCRSHITQRTLADTGRVGPETSIDKVLLSTAEQQLFDTYRDLVPGAVEWTDPALRSEYLYSKAATIYGGTAEIQRNIIARRLLDLGKDS; translated from the coding sequence TCCTGGCTCGATACCCACGACCTCAGCCCCGGCGACGACCATTCGTTCGATGCCCAGGTCGCCCAACTCTCCCGCGTTCGGAAGGCACTGTTCGACGCGGACTGGATGCGGTACGGCTGGCCCACCGAGGTGGGTGGCCTCGGCGGGCCGGCCGTGCTGCGGGCGATCCTCGGCGAGGAGGTGGCCACCCGTTTTCTCGCCGAACCCGGCATCTACTCGATGATCGAGGTGCTGGCACCCACGATGATCTCCTATGCCCGGCCCGAACTGGCCGCGGAGATGGTCCCGCGCCTGCTCGACGGCACCGAGCAATGGTGCCAGGGCTTCTCCGAACCCGGTTCGGGCAGCGACCTGGCGTCCCTGTCCACCCGCGCCGAGCAGCGCGGCGATTCCTGGGTGATCAACGGGCAGAAGGTATGGACCAGCCTGGCCCAGTACGCGTCGCGGTGCGTGCTCCTGACCCGCACGGCCCCCGGCCATGCGGGCATCACCGCGTTCTTCGTCGACATGGACACCCCGGGCATCACGGTCCGGCCACTGCGCACGATGCACGATGTCGACGAGTTCGCCGAGGTCTATTTCGATGACGTCGTGGTGCCCGCCGACAGGATACTGGGCGCACCGGGCGACGGCTGGCGCCTGGCGATGGACCTGCTGCCGTACGAGCGGTCCACCTGCTTCTGGCATCGCATCGCCTATCTGCTGGCCACGCTCGACGGACTGGCCGGAAAGTCCGACGAGGCAGACGACCTCGATCTCGGTTCGGCGTATCTGGCAGTGCACACCGCGCGCTGCCGTTCCCACATCACCCAGCGCACGCTCGCCGACACCGGCCGCGTCGGACCCGAGACATCCATCGACAAGGTGCTCTTATCCACCGCCGAACAGCAGTTGTTCGACACATACCGCGATCTGGTACCCGGCGCCGTCGAATGGACCGATCCCGCACTGCGTTCGGAGTACCTGTATTCCAAAGCAGCCACCATCTACGGCGGTACCGCAGAGATCCAGCGCAACATCATCGCACGCCGGCTGCTCGATCTGGGAAAGGATTCGTAG